In a single window of the Nakaseomyces glabratus chromosome B, complete sequence genome:
- the GPI1 gene encoding phosphatidylinositol N-acetylglucosaminyltransferase (CAGL0B02233g~Ortholog(s) have phosphatidylinositol N-acetylglucosaminyltransferase activity, role in GPI anchor biosynthetic process and endoplasmic reticulum localization), translating into MSYVFWPESLRIREQQLGDGPLVAVALQVKDSYVVLDICYEQVIRTIKLEKPYCVVAKSSGTERKWVYSIDGTILVWFKEPKVKLMQFYSLEPLSLELPEKIASPELDPSADKANAIKLFSHPRYQNYNRDIRDIILVINVYFRQLKKLHKEYPKLSREVVSSSAQLFEDVKHFICKTWIWAFFRSSFHYLLLMVNYISSSVLVLLNRNFPQLINISATAQQIDLRCRQHCYFPVQYLKITKNIQFREQIPRFRSNSIRSILQLRDDLPFENYPEYIRMYNTIWLIFNDLSFGLIISAYITENSEAIVTSFSSLTRWLLYDQLRDLTIFLSNNPFGIKLNQEMGGFLSELFLWVIDVSYFTYIRYFIKEEIFRRLLKVLVQVSYVIGATFTLAIIIDFISIISFPILIFYHISCKLYRLQVNIMVSLFYLFCGKKRNVLRKRVDYKYFDLDQLLMGTLLFIILLFLFPTVLVFYAAYTSLRVVFLIIELGLQSLIALINHFPLFALLLRLKDPMRIPGGVYFTTSFNQDRIVMRMYNKPTQIGLMFRPYQALMRSLYKNYLSPAAVKHLIKGGIIVMQRKNLYSVLYSSLPDNPVSSGELYDGLFNK; encoded by the coding sequence atgagctatgTGTTTTGGCCAGAGAGTCTTAGAATAAGGGAGCAGCAGCTTGGAGATGGGCCGCTGGTTGCTGTAGCATTGCAGGTGAAGGATTCCTATGTCGTGCTGGATATATGTTATGAGCAGGTAATAAGAACAATCAAATTAGAGAAGCCCTACTGCGTCGTTGCCAAGTCGTCGGGAACAGAGCGGAAATGGGTTTATTCAATTGATGGAACGATTCTGGTTTGGTTTAAAGAGCCCAAGGTGAAACTTATGCAATTCTACTCTTTGGAACCTTTGTCCTTGGAATTGCCGGAGAAAATTGCCAGCCCTGAACTAGACCCTTCCGCAGACAAGGCAAACGCTATCAAGCTATTCTCTCACCCAAGGTATCAGAATTATAACCGTGATATAAGGGACATTATACTGGTTATTAACGTATACTTTAGACAGTTAAAGAAATTGCATAAGGAGTACCCGAAATTATCCAGGGAAGTTGTAAGTTCTTCGGCACAGCTTTTCGAAGATGTTAAACACTTTATCTGTAAAACGTGGATTTGGGCCTTCTTTAGAAGTTCTTTCCATTACCTGTTATTAATGGTAAATTACATTTCTAGCTCTGTTCTCGTTCTACTAAATAGGAATTTTCCACAATTAATCAATATATCTGCCACAGCTCAGCAAATAGATCTACGGTGCCGTCAACACTGTTACTTCCCAGTACAATACTTAAAGATCACTAAAAATATACAATTCAGAGAGCAAATTCCACGGTTTAGAAGTAATTCTATTAGAAGTATACTTCAGTTAAGAGACGACTTACCATTTGAGAATTATCCCGAATATATTAGGATGTACAATACTATATGGTTGATTTTTAACGATTTATCCTTTGGTTTAATAATTTCAGCTTATATTACTGAGAATAGTGAAGCTATTGTTACGTCATTTTCTTCCCTGACTAGATGGCTATTATATGATCAGCTCAGGGACTTGactatatttttatcaaacAATCCATTTGGGATAAAACTTAATCAAGAAATGGGTGGGTTCTTAAGTGAATTGTTTTTATGGGTGATAGATGTATCGTATTTTACCTATATAAGATACTTCATCAAGGAAGAGATTTTCAGACGATTGTTAAAGGTTCTGGTTCAAGTTTCTTACGTTATTGGGGCAACGTTCACTCTTGCCATTATCATTGATTTTATATCAATCATATCATTCCCTATATTAATTTTCTATCACATCAGCTGCAAGTTATACAGATTACAGGTTAACATAATGGTAAGtttgttttatttgttttgtgGTAAGAAGAGGAATGTCCTAAGGAAGCGTGTTgattacaaatattttgatcttGATCAGTTGCTAATGGGAACACTTCTATTTATCATTTTGCTATTTTTGTTCCCAACGGTATTGGTCTTTTATGCCGCATATACATCACTTCGTGTggtttttttaattattgaATTAGGTTTGCAATCCTTAATTGCGTTAATTAACCATTTCCCACTATTCGCCCTATTGTTACGTCTAAAAGATCCAATGAGAATTCCTGGAGGCGTATACTTCACAACCTCCTTTAATCAAGATAGGATAGTTATGAGGATGTATAATAAGCCTACGCAAATTGGTCTTATGTTTCGACCATATCAAGCCTTAATGAGAAGTTTATACAAAAACTATTTATCACCAGCAGCAGTCAAGCATTTGATTAAAGGTGGTATAATAGTAATGCAGAGGAAAAACCTCTACTCAGTTTTGTACTCATCGTTGCCGGATAACCCAGTATCATCTGGAGAACTTTATGATGGATTATTTAATAAGTAG
- the RSM27 gene encoding mitochondrial 37S ribosomal protein mS33 (CAGL0B02255g~Ortholog(s) have structural constituent of ribosome activity and mitochondrial small ribosomal subunit localization) has protein sequence MSIPKSRLLAVAELSAKIFDQGFNPSGARTGAKILSQRLKGPAVSSYYGNPDFVKFRTIRKLYSDIPMSDPEEDYRLMMVSARKRRGKGAPKKTKKSEAGEKSKKKK, from the coding sequence ATGAGTATCCCAAAGAGCAGACTTTTAGCAGTTGCCGAGCTATCTGCTAAGATATTTGATCAAGGTTTTAACCCTTCTGGTGCACGTACAGGTGCGAAGATTCTCTCTCAGAGGCTGAAGGGCCCTGCAGTTTCGAGCTATTACGGTAATCCCGACTTTGTTAAATTCAGAACCATACGGAAACTTTACTCTGACATTCCTATGAGTGACCCTGAAGAGGACTACAGGCTGATGATGGTGAGCGCCAGGAAACGTCGTGGTAAAGGTGCACCaaagaagacaaagaaaTCGGAAGCTGGCGAGAAAAgtaaaaagaagaaatga
- the DAT1 gene encoding Dat1p (CAGL0B02277g~Ortholog(s) have AT DNA binding activity, role in negative regulation of transcription from RNA polymerase II promoter and cytosol, nucleus localization), with protein MAKTLAQGRKPGSGRKPGKGKTLREGRKPGSGRRRRDPIANNITNTTNTTNTTEVNPNHTLVNNTNGIIGNNTQQFLSLVTENVPEPLNTQPAYGHPQHDLQQLQRIPSVRVMDAVDALRGLTKTQPGNHRQIVQHVPTLTPYMDIMSQSPMLPRKITTDMSQPLGHAPSSRHFAGQNITTNNPLSSQAPAQGQLKVEMHVDIPGNDIPAISGGRNIYSVPHTTQNSVPN; from the coding sequence ATGGCAAAAACGCTGGCGCAAGGCAGAAAACCTGGGAGTGGAAGAAAGCCAGGTAAGGGTAAGACGTTGAGAGAAGGCAGAAAACCTGGAAGCGGCAGAAGGCGGAGAGATCCTATTGCAAACAATATAACCAATACAACCAATACAACCAATACAACGGAGGTGAATCCAAATCACACCCTAGTGAACAATACAAATGGCATAATAGGCAATAACACACAACAGTTCTTGTCTTTAGTGACAGAGAATGTTCCCGAGCCACTCAATACACAGCCCGCATATGGGCACCCTCAACATGATCTCCAGCAACTGCAACGAATACCTTCCGTGAGAGTCATGGATGCAGTGGATGCTTTAAGAGGGCTAACCAAGACACAGCCAGGGAACCACAGACAGATAGTCCAACATGTGCCGACATTAACACCATACATGGATATCATGTCTCAGAGTCCTATGCTCCCACGAAAGATAACAACGGATATGTCACAACCTCTAGGCCATGCTCCAAGTTCCAGACATTTTGCAGGTCAGAATATTACAACGAACAATCCGTTAAGCTCACAAGCCCCAGCTCAAGGCCAATTGAAAGTCGAAATGCACGTAGATATCCCTGGCAATGACATACCAGCCATCTCAGGTGGCAGAAACATATATTCAGTTCCTCATACAACCCAAAATAGTGTACCGAACTGA
- the TAF8 gene encoding Taf8p (CAGL0B02299g~Ortholog(s) have role in transcription from RNA polymerase II promoter and transcription factor TFIID complex localization), with translation MPAIESSVVRGGVQENRDVDIKEINSSNRMDYQMGELLKRAVGVQLQTIDKDVTVTRMAMDQLVLFAEDQLNALVDGLHRISLLQRRQSIAVSDLEIWMRGYNLLPSDLYMTAEESKFIRENYRNDTSVVFKDINIDNPMESALGRINIQNKENIEPTDNDVDIDEDDDYELIELQQHAMEQLFKTDTGRGRNLRYKPGWLPDFPPDHTYKYTPSYVNVVKPETEIRQKLVEEGRLSEKALVKLMSNLDSISTTKDNQKGTHLKQENNLILSEESNNLEVQSISTDKPDDVGSLEDINKQDDDKTQGNKIEVDAENKDQVVKIEENKESSTEKATETATETATEKQLSEEELADLEIKALLYRIENNKEYLIEPMRVSLLKGVLKDLDSNPTSKLKDFDVEAYARQRIEIARRKVVDFEYEQLYLKYNPLLRLAKMKYYDAEESDFETEYQKCIKRTMDRFKRNIPIIKEKRKMVRKESIKRKDELIAKRLATIKEAKMKKEQEIVRKSREMEAIENANKFGILPGEKPLEVLQDASNASTGESSTTTAQIPQGAPLLVNPVNSTLVPLVDSEKPKPLEEVQTIDVIAKDVEDDDEDLGLFGGFNSSSDDEEIDQNKETQESPTKKTTHVKFELGESDSDKDI, from the coding sequence ATGCCAGCAATTGAAAGTTCTGTAGTGCGTGGTGGTGTTCAGGAGAACCGTGATGTTGATATCAAGGAGATTAATAGCAGTAACAGGATGGACTACCAGATGGGTGAGCTGTTGAAAAGGGCTGTTGGTGTTCAGTTGCAAACGATTGACAAAGATGTTACTGTGACTCGAATGGCAATGGATCAGCTTGTGTTGTTTGCGGAAGACCAGTTGAATGCACTTGTAGATGGTTTACATAGAATATCACTTTTGCAAAGGCGGCAGAGTATAGCTGTGTCGGATTTGGAAATATGGATGCGAGGATACAATTTACTGCCGTCTGATTTATATATGACGGCTGAGGAAAGCAAGTTTATAAGAGAGAATTACAGAAATGATACCAGTGTGGTGTTTAAAGACATTAATATCGACAATCCAATGGAGTCAGCCTTGGGGAGGATAAACATTCagaataaagaaaatattgagcCCACAGATAATGAtgttgatattgatgaagatgacgatTATGAGTTAATCGAATTACAGCAACATGCCATGGAGCAACTATTTAAGACAGATACTGGGAGAGGTAGAAATCTGAGATACAAACCTGGTTGGCTTCCGGACTTTCCACCTGACCATACATACAAGTATACGCCAAGTTATGTCAATGTTGTTAAACCTGAAACAGAAATACGGCAAAAGCTGGTTGAGGAAGGAAGATTATCCGAGAAGGCATTGGTTAAGTTGATGTCGAATCTGGATTCGATAAGTACAACGAAAGACAATCAAAAAGGCACGCATTTGAAGCAAGAGAATAATCTAATATTATCTGAGGAGTCTAATAATTTAGAGGTGCAGTCTATATCAACTGATAAACCAGATGATGTGGGGAGCCTTGAAGATATCAATAAGCAAGATGACGATAAAACGCaaggaaataaaatagaagtAGACGCTGAGAACAAGGACCAAGTTgtaaaaatagaagaaaacaaagaaagctCGACTGAAAAGGCTACGGAAACGGCTACGGAAACGGCTACGGAAAAGCAGCTGAGCGAAGAGGAATTGGCAGACCTGGAAATTAAGGCCTTACTGTACAGAATTGAGAATAATAAGGAATATTTGATTGAGCCAATGAGGGTATCATTGTTAAAAGGTGTGTTAAAAGACCTCGACAGCAATCCAACGTCTAAACTCAAAGATTTTGATGTTGAAGCATATGCTAGACAAAGAATTGAGATTGCCAGGAGGAAGGTAGTTGATTTCGAATATGAACAACTGTACCTAAAATATAATCCGTTGCTGAGATTGGCAAAAATGAAGTACTATGATGCTGAGGAATCAGATTTTGAAACTGAATATCAAAAGTGTATAAAAAGGACAATGGACAGATTTAAGAGGAACATACCGataatcaaagaaaaaaggaaGATGGTGCGCAAGGAGAGCATTAAGCGTAAAGATGAGCTTATCGCTAAACGTCTGGCTACGATTAAGGAGGccaagatgaagaaggaaCAGGAAATTGTTAGGAAGTCAAGAGAAATGGAGGCTATTGAAAATGCTAACAAGTTTGGTATATTACCAGGTGAAAAGCCCCTTGAAGTGTTACAGGATGCTTCGAATGCCAGTACTGGGGAAAGTTCTACAACAACTGCACAAATTCCACAAGGAGCTCCACTTTTGGTCAATCCTGTGAATAGCACATTGGTTCCACTCGTCGATTCCGAGAAACCAAAGCCGTTGGAAGAAGTGCAAACCATAGATGTTATTGCCAAGGATGTGgaagatgacgatgaagattTAGGACTATTTGGTGGGTTCAACAGTAGTAGTGATGACGAAGAGATTGATCAGAATAAGGAAACACAGGAGAGTCCTACAAAAAAGACAACACACGTCAAGTTTGAGCTTGGCGAGAGCGATAGTGATAAGGATATATAG
- the VAN1 gene encoding Van1p (CAGL0B02321g~Ortholog(s) have alpha-1,6-mannosyltransferase activity, role in cell wall mannoprotein biosynthetic process, protein N-linked glycosylation and alpha-1,6-mannosyltransferase complex, plasma membrane localization), with product MMMSIPSFRDLAKLRRSADNKRGGEYSLPISRTGSEATLSKHDKFIAKKKNFKFRKLATGAIIVIVIVSIFLVFFNIEVSPISLPSSFYHKEYLPFEFKDAAYHSFDFEDIDMDIVSKFDQGIMNYLISEYGTENPSESDLAEYNDNLQMLLDSTVEKYDLGNFQGSADGFEQQEHILVCVPLRDAEEVLPLMFKNLMNLTYPHELIDLAFLVSDCSEGDKTLEALETYSQLLQEGILPDILADMDNYNKGKSNESIHLKYMEPDYLKRVKAAYKPPFHPNYSKPFRSVQIFQKDFGQVIGQGFSDRHAVKVQGIRRKLMGRARNWLMSNALKPYHSWVYWRDADVELCPGSVIEDLMLQDYDVIVPNVWRPLPKFLNSAQPYDLNSWMESNEALQLAKTLDEDDVIVEGYAEYPTYRVHLAYIREEDGDPTQVVDLDGVGGVSILARARVFREGVHFSAFTFENHAETEAFGKMAKKVGFRVGGLPHYTLWHIYEPSDDDLLAMAKLEKGK from the coding sequence ATGATGATGTCAATTCCAAGTTTTCGGGACTTGGCAAAACTGAGGAGGAGTGCTGATAATAAGAGAGGAGGTGAGTATAGTTTACCAATATCAAGAACTGGTTCTGAAGCGACCCTTTCAAAACATGATAAGTTCATagccaagaagaaaaacttCAAGTTCAGAAAACTGGCAACTGGAGCCATAATAGTCATTGTTATTGTGTCTATATTCTTGGTGTTCTTCAACATTGAAGTAAGCCCGATATCATTGCCTTCTTCATTTTACCACAAGGAGTACCTACCTTTTGAATTTAAGGATGCCGCTTATCACAGTTTTGactttgaagatattgacaTGGATATTGTCTCAAAATTTGACCAAGGTATAATGAATTATCTAATATCCGAGTATGGTACTGAAAATCCTTCAGAAAGTGACTTAGCAGAATATAATGATAACTTACAAATGCTGCTAGATTCTACAGTAGAGAAGTATGATTTAGGGAACTTCCAAGGATCAGCTGATGGATTTGAACAACAAGAGCACATTCTAGTTTGTGTGCCATTGAGAGATGCAGAAGAAGTCTTGCCACTTATGTTTAAAAACTTAATGAACTTGACCTATCCACACGAATTGATAGATTTAGCATTTTTGGTCAGTGATTGCTCTGAAGGTGACAAAACACTCGAAGCATTGGAAACATATTCACAGTTACTACAGGAGGGTATTCTTCCTGATATCTTGGCCGACATGGATAACTACAACAAGGGTAAGAGCAATGAAAGTATACATTTGAAATACATGGAGCCTGATTACCTAAAGCGGGTAAAGGCTGCCTATAAGCCACCTTTCCATCCAAACTATTCCAAGCCTTTCCGTTCAGTTCAGATTTTCCAGAAGGATTTCGGACAAGTTATTGGTCAAGGTTTTAGTGATAGGCATGCTGTGAAGGTTCAAGGTATTAGAAGAAAGCTTATGGGCAGAGCCAGAAACTGGTTAATGTCGAATGCCTTGAAGCCTTATCATTCATGGGTCTATTGGAGAGATGCTGATGTCGAACTATGTCCCGGTAGTGTTATTGAAGATCTAATGCTACAGGATTACGATGTCATAGTTCCAAATGTATGGCGTCCATTACCTAAGTTTTTGAATTCTGCTCAACCATATGACCTGAATTCTTGGATGGAATCTAATGAAGCTCTACAGTTAGCTAAGACTCttgatgaggatgacgTTATTGTAGAAGGTTATGCTGAGTATCCAACATATAGAGTGCACCTAGCATATATACGTGAAGAGGATGGTGATCCTACTCAAGTTGTGGATCTTGATGGTGTTGGTGGTGTATCTATCTTGGCGAGAGCAAGAGTATTTAGAGAGGGTGTTCATTTCAGTGCGTTTACTTTTGAAAATCATGCCGAGACAGAAGCATTTGGTAAAATGGCGAAGAAGGTTGGCTTCCGTGTTGGAGGTCTGCCTCATTATACTCTATGGCATATTTATGAACCTAGTGATGATGACCTGTTAGCAATGGCAAAATTGGAAAAGGGCAAGTGA
- the ATR1 gene encoding borate transporter (CAGL0B02343g~Putative multidrug efflux pump of major facilitator superfamily; gene is downregulated in azole-resistant strain) yields the protein MGIFRKSGTDSVQQETLSSSSSGSSFKQDNNDIVDEKQCDTQAIDGNQKWQNPEYFDSTLKEYLFLCSCFVSQLLNQAGAIQTQPIMNIVADSLDSQNGKQAWLMAAFPLISGSFILISGRIGDIYGLKKTLLVGYLFLIVWSLICGLTKYAHSDSFFIVSRAFQGLGISLILPNILGIVGSIYIAGSKRKNMVISLIGCMAPIGATLGAVFSGLIGTEDANQWPWAFYSYAITAAINFVLSIWLIPNTIPTNVHGHKMDWIGSGLGVVGLIMLNFVWNQAPIDGWDSAYLIVLLIISVLLLIAFFIYELHFVNGNPLLPKEVLKSPKTIIVLFALFFGWGSFGIFSFYYFTFQLNLRHYTPLWAGGTYFMFLIWGIVAALVVGFTIKKVYPSIILFLSMVAFNCGSIIMSVTPIHQTYFRNHLGMMIILSFGMDLSFPASSILLSDKLPLQYQGMAGSLVNTMVNYSMSFCLGVAGVVEQHVNNHGKDVLKGYRGAFYLGIGLASMACIISGALMLSEIIQGRKNEKDSAVVEIAK from the coding sequence ATGGGAATATTCCGGAAGAGTGGAACTGATAGTGTACAGCAAGAGACCTTatcgtcatcttcaagTGGAAGCTCGTTCAAACAGGATAACAATGATATCGTCGATGAGAAACAGTGTGATACCCAAGCGATTGATGGTAACCAAAAATGGCAGAACCCAGAGTATTTTGACTCGACATTAAAGGAATACTTGTTTCTTTGCTCTTGCTTTGTGAGTCAGTTGCTTAACCAAGCGGGCGCAATACAGACACAGCCGATCATGAACATTGTGGCAGACTCTCTAGACTCACAGAACGGTAAGCAGGCTTGGTTAATGGCTGCATTCCCATTAATTTCAGGCTCTTTCATCCTAATCAGTGGTAGAATAGGTGATATATACGGATTAAAAAAGACGCTACTAGTGGGCTACCTGTTTCTCATAGTTTGGTCACTGATATGCGGTCTAACTAAATATGCTCACAGcgattctttttttatcgTCAGCAGAGCATTTCAAGGTCTTGGTATTTCCTTAATTCTGCCGAACATTTTAGGCATTGTTGGTAGCATATACATTGCTGGAAGTAAAAGGAAAAACATGGTTATCAGTTTGATCGGTTGTATGGCTCCTATTGGTGCCACATTGGGTGCCGTATTCTCTGGTTTGATTGGAACTGAGGATGCCAACCAATGGCCATGGGCGTTTTATTCTTATGCCATCACCGCAGCTATTAACTTTGTCTTATCAATTTGGCTCATACCCAACACTATTCCAACGAATGTCCACGGACATAAGATGGATTGGATTGGATCTGGACTTGGTGTTGTGGGGTTAATTATGCTAAACTTTGTATGGAATCAAGCACCAATAGATGGCTGGGACTCTGCATATTTAATCGTCCTGTTGATCATCTCTGTTCTTTTACTGATTGCATTCTTTATCTACGAGCTTCATTTTGTGAATGGTAACCCACTTCTACCTAAGGAAGTACTTAAAAGCCCTAAGACtattattgtattatttGCACTGTTTTTTGGATGGGGTTCGTTTGgtattttttcattttattattttacatTCCAATTGAATTTAAGACACTATACCCCGCTCTGGGCAGGTGGTACCTACTTTATGTTTTTAATCTGGGGTATCGTCGCTGCCTTAGTTGTTGGATTCACAATCAAGAAAGTATATCCatcaattattttattcttgtcAATGGTAGCGTTTAATTGTGGATCTATCATTATGAGTGTAACGCCAATTCACCAAACGTATTTCAGAAACCATTTAGGCATGATGATCATTCTAAGTTTTGGAATGGATTTATCTTTCCCGGCCTCTTCTATCTTGCTTAGTGATAAGCTACCGTTGCAATACCAAGGAATGGCGGGTTCGTTAGTAAACACTATGGTTAATTACTCAATGTCCTTTTGTCTAGGTGTAGCAGGCGTTGTTGAGCAACATGTAAATAATCATGGAAAGGATGTTCTAAAAGGTTATAGAGGCGCTTTTTATTTAGGCATTGGGCTTGCATCCATGGCCTGTATTATAAGTGGTGCATTGATGCTCAGTGAAATCATACAGGGTAGAAAGAATGAAAAAGACTCCGCTGTTGTAGAAATAGCGAAATGA